TCTCCAGGGTTTGACGGTCCGGAGTCTGAACGGCCTGTAGACTGATACAATCCTTGTTGTCGACGTCTATAAGGCCCACTCCCAGGATTTCCAAACCTCTTTTCGCCTGACCGGCTGCACCCGACCAGAAGTAACCAATCCAAGGGGTATTCTTTCCTGATTTGGTTATATAACTGGGATCAATGGCAATTGCCTTGCGATCTCCGGTTAATACCCTATCAGACAAAGACAAGTTAAACTCCAGCCAATCAAAATCCTTCGAGAAGTTCTGGCGAAATCGCTGTTCACACGACTTGCCATATCTCCCCAATTGTAGGAAATTAATCCTGCCGGGAATGACCAGATACAAAATTAGCGTCTCCATAAGGAATGATTTGAAACTTTTGTTTAACTTCGCAGTTAGTTCACCAAGAACATCACTACAGATACCTCTATATTGGTTAAGTATGCTGGTTTTATCCATCTTTATTAGGCTTTCATCAGCTATAAAGATACTGATAATCAGCTGCTTAACCATCTTTTTTATGTTAAACTATGTTGCGTAAATCATTGAATTTTAATTAGTTAATTGAATATTTACCGAAGTATTGATATCAAGCCACTCTGTAATATATGATTTTAATATTTTTTAAGAGACGAAACATGAACAAAGGAAGAAATAATGCTGTTAAAATCTCAGTTGGATCCGTACTATTACAATTTTAATGAATCAATTATGGAAAAATTTGAAAAACAGAAAGAGATTATCAGTGATCTGATATTGATCAACAATGACCGCATTGAAGGTTATCAAAAAGCCAAAGAAGAGCTAAGTGAATCTGACAAGGATTTGTCCATTCTTTTTAACGAACGGATAGACCAGAGTATCCTGTTTCGTTCAGAACTCATTTCACTGATCACCTTGATCGGTGGCAGGGCCCCTGAAGGGACTAAGTTATCGGGGAAAATTTATCGTGCTTGGATGGATGTCAAAGCATTCTTCTCCGGCAGTGATCGAAAGGTGATCCTCGACAACTGTGAAGATGGTGAGGATGCCGCCCTCATTGCGTATGAAGAGGCTCTTTCCTATGAACATCTCACACCCGAACAAAAAGCGACCATCTTCTCTCAGAAGGCTGAAATTAAAATCTCGCACGACAAGATAAAAATGATGCGGGATGCGCTGTAATCAATTAAAAAATCAATGCTATGACAACAAAAAAGACATCAGAAAAGAAAGTGGAACTCAAAGAAGAGGATAAGGGTAAACTGCAGGAATTTCTTGTAGACTCACTGAAAGACATCTACTACGCTGAACATGAGATTTTGAAAGGACTTGCAAAGATGGAAGAGGGAGCCACTTCAAAAGAACTGAAAGAAGGTATCAAAAAACACGCCAAACAGACTGAGGAACAAATAAAGAAACTCAAGGAAGCTTTCAGCCTGTTGGGTGAAAAACCGGCAAAGAAAAAATGCGAAGCCATAGACGGTATTTTGGAAGAGGGTGAGAGTATCCTGGAAGAAACCGATGAGGGTACAATGGTACGTGATGTGGCAATCATCATTGCCTCACAGAAAGTTGAACATTATGAGATTGCAACCTACGGCAGCCTCTCGGAGCTGGCGAAGACACTGGGAATCTTTGATCTCTCGCAGCTGCTGGAAAGCATTCTGCTTGAAGAAAAAACGACCGACCTATCCCTCACGGATCTGGCAGTATCATTCATTAACACGAAAGCGAAAGCTGAATAATAAC
This genomic window from Dysgonomonadaceae bacterium zrk40 contains:
- a CDS encoding ferritin-like domain-containing protein — protein: MTTKKTSEKKVELKEEDKGKLQEFLVDSLKDIYYAEHEILKGLAKMEEGATSKELKEGIKKHAKQTEEQIKKLKEAFSLLGEKPAKKKCEAIDGILEEGESILEETDEGTMVRDVAIIIASQKVEHYEIATYGSLSELAKTLGIFDLSQLLESILLEEKTTDLSLTDLAVSFINTKAKAE
- a CDS encoding PA2169 family four-helix-bundle protein; amino-acid sequence: MEKFEKQKEIISDLILINNDRIEGYQKAKEELSESDKDLSILFNERIDQSILFRSELISLITLIGGRAPEGTKLSGKIYRAWMDVKAFFSGSDRKVILDNCEDGEDAALIAYEEALSYEHLTPEQKATIFSQKAEIKISHDKIKMMRDAL